acatatataataaaaggcGAAGAGagtgaataaaataaagtgcTCATTTTCATTGccattgttttattttttttaattaagaaacaattttttttttttctaaccGAAACGTGTTTAGATTTTATAGAAGCCATAGCGAATGAGCAAATAAAAACGTGTACGTGTGCATATGTAATGGTATATGTAATGATATACAGTACATGCTATGTGGTAGTGATTATTTCCagttttatgtttttttttaagtggCTAACTTGATTCTATTTCTGTGCAGgcaatatatatagaattgatttttcatcatttttcatcatttttcatcatttatttGTGGTTTTAGCTAGTTGAATACACAGTTTGTTTAATATAGTAATACAAGGATATAATTTGAGAAGACATTTATAATAGTGTGTATAAAAAGGAAggacaaaataaataaaagtcAAGATATTTTCagacatattttataattttttatacttaATAGAGATCATAAAATTTTGATTCAAAATGATGCTTTATCTGATTGTGTTGGCATTGGCTTACATTGCCAATATTGGTAgatgtaaatataatatacagcATTCTggaaaattaattttaacaGAACAATTAAATAACATCTCTAGTATTCGTGTTATAAATGATGGAGAATCAATCAAATTAGAAAcagaatatttaataaatttccCAATATATTGTATACCATATATTACaattgataataatattcaacaaaataaaaaaacaatatattatataaaacaagaATTTCAAaattctttaaatttatataaaaataatataaatttaggaCCAATAACTTTTAatgataaattttatataacagGAATGGCTGCTAATAATGGATTATTATTAGTTATAGTAGAtgtagatatatataaatttgataatgaaaaaaaaaaattttttttggtaaatgtaaatgatgaaaaatatgataaaatatttaataatgatCAAATGTATTATACAGGAATAATATCtgatattattgaaaatcaattttttattatatgtacaatcaaagaaaaatattttattgctcatgtaaaatatgataataatacagGTTCTATTGATGTAATAGATGtaattgaaaaattaaatggaaaaaatttaTTCGTTGTTAACTCAATTAGTATTATTGAAGATCGTTTATATATAGCTGAAAATgcagaaaatatttatcaagTTATAATTgatagaaaagaaaaaaaaaataataatataaaaggtataaatatttattcttttgcaaataaaaatgaaaagatATTAGGATTAAGTTCTAAAATGATTTTAAATCCAATGACAAATCATTTTAATGATTATTTAATTGtgaatacaaaaaaaatattagaagATAAACCCTCATCAGAAAATTgtgtttatttaataaatataaatacaagcaataataaagaatttgaaatatataatattatagatatgtATAGTTCTGATATTAACCCTATGTATTTTAGtgtatatgatatatttatatctatgGATAGTCGTAAAGATCCAAAAGAACAGAAATTATGGATGaagcaattaaaaaataataaacccaaatatttaaatattcctaataaagaaaattatgaaaataatgaaaataaagaaaatatagaagatgaaaaatatatgttagaAGTATTATGGTCAAATCAATTTAATTGTACAATAAATAAAGGAAGTATAGATCTTCGAAATGTTAAatcaatatcaaaaaataataatgaaataaaaaaaattccaattaaaaaaatagataataatttttcaacaTCTCCTAATGTAATATCATCAAGTACATGCccaaaagaaaataaaatttttgatGATGTATGCTATTATGAttctcaaaaaaattatgttagtagtttaaataatttagaagCATATAGTGATAATTATAGtggtaatattatatttgatgggataaaaaattatatagcTTTTGATTATAAATCTGGAAAAGGTGTacatttattatcatatccattaaacaatttaatttatatatatttaaaaaatggaaatataaaaataagtttACCAGAACCATTTGGATTAGCAATAGACAAATATAATAGTACAGATATTGAGGTCATAATATATGTAACAtgtaatgataaaaataaaaattatgttaataaatgTGTTATAAACcaattaaataaatcatatcaatgttataatatttacaaaaaaaaaaaagaaaatagtgAATTGTttcaatatatttcataCATTActcataaaaatgaaaaaaatgaagaaagcaactatatatatctttctaataataaaaaatctatatataaattagaaaaaaatggaaaaaaatggatGTTTGATGAGTGGTTAAGTTTGGAAAAACCGAATCAACGTGTTGGTCCAGTTTCTacattattaaattatttttatgttcataaaaatatgttaaatactttaaaaaacaaatatccTCAAAATGAAGTAATAGCAAAATTGGCCACATCAAATGAAGAAGATTTGCATATAACAGAAGAtggttatatatttttacaaaattctCATACTGTTGTTTTTGCTACTAATTATGATGCATATGGAAAAGAAACCGGATcacaaataaatttttatgctAAATTGTTCGATGAAAATTATCACCAATCTTTTGAAGTAGATAGTATAGTTATGAGCATTGAAAACGCCTCGACAATAAGTTACTATTTGCATGAATAAGTGCAAGCCCCCATTTATTATCTCGTAAAATTTTGGCACGGCGCTAGCACTGTTTGGTAATGTTTTGGCACGGCGCTAGCACTATTTGGTATTACTTTGGCACTATTTGGTAACATTTTGGCGCCACTTTGGTAACATTTTGGCACTACCGGGGCACCACTTTGATGTTTTCGTCAGTCCACGAACTGTTGCATAGCGCACGATTTTGTTTCTTTTCATTCATTcgttcatttatttttttatttttattttttatttttattttttattttttatttttttatttttttttttctcctcCTTCACAATGACTAATTCAACTAGCGCATGTTTCGTTTTctcaatttttaaaatttgcattttTAATCGGAATCCAAATCACTTAATTGTTCATTTTTCCATTTAGTAAAAAGAAcgtttttaaattcatttttatcaatagctttatcattatttttatcagcATATTCTATCATCCGTATTAGCTCAGATTCTTCAATTTCTTCCCCTAtagataaaatattaatacattaCCAACTagttatattcatatatatttatattatctaactatattgttttttttaatttgttatttatacCTATCTCTTTACAAACTTCCTTTAAGGAAGCCAAAGTAATTTTCCCTAAACATTTAAAAAGGGTGAGATGTATGGTGAGGAATACGGTAGGAAATACGGTGGGAAATACGGTATGAAATACGGTAGGAGATACGGTATGAAATACGGTAGGAGATACGGTAGGAGATATGTATATCTAAGCATGTATAATACCTGTATCATAAGGATCAAACAAAGAGAACATGCTATTTGCTTCTTCATCATTATATCTggtatttatatgttttgaTGCAATGTCAAAAAATTCATCAAATGTTAATTTATCATGaagattattttttatttctaaaaataatttttttactttttcttttttaaaatttaaaccAAGAGATTTTAgagcaaaataaaattctcTAATATCGATATAACCacatttatttgtatcaaaTAATGAGAAGcattcatatatttctttttcaatATCTTCATTTGTTTCTGTTTCTATTTTCTGTTCAAATTccatcataatttttaagtttgtttttgtcttttttttaacttatgATACATATCActtaacaaaattaatataaaatcgtgatttaaaaataattccaaataatatttataacaaagaaaaaaaatgatacgAAATAATTATAACTAAATATGGTGAGAATGTGtctcgttttttttttaatttataaaaggAGAAAATATTCAGTATGcataattaattatatgcgcttttttgtttaaacgtggcaaaaaatgtataaaattaagtgaaaatataaaaaatgtaaaaatattaagtgtaaaatatataaaattaagtGTAAAATTAAGTGCAAAATGTATAATGTGTGTGCCCCTTTGCTTGGATACACCTTTCGAGTAAACAGTTTTatttgaaattaaaaaaaaagggaaagTTATTtaggataataaaaataggtAAAGAATATTTGcacaatttattataaaaatgtgtaaatattataagaaaaattTTACTTTtgcataaattaaaaataagtcattttaaattaagagtaatgtaatatatatctataaaacCGTATAACAATTTAGacttaaaaatgataaatttgtaacctaataaaataacaagAACATACCAAAAAAATAACACCTTTTTATACTCAATATTTTTTGGAGGCAAccaaacaaaatattttattttaacataaaataagtaGCAAGTTTGacaaaaaattgtaatattttgcaacatttttaatatatgcattattTTGTGAGGACTTTATTTTACACCCAATTTTCCaaaagggaaaaaaatatacattataCATACACCCttaaaaatgtaatttttatttgttatttattttattggaATAATTTTAACAATATTTTAGTTTAGATTATtcgaaaatataatttatatacaacatattattacatgtgttttttactttattttgCTATATTAATAAGCTACCAAATggtatgaaaaaaaaaaaaaaaaatatatatctcttcaatttaaagtattatcttttatattaaaaaatataaaattctaaaaaaaacaaaaaatgtttatatcattgttattatttatcttgtatttttattttagatTTTTAGTTAACATTTTTTGCcctttgtttttttttttttttatgaccCCTTGCTCATTTAGGAGGGgaataaatatttgaattGGCTAATTTGgataattttgttaatttgggtaattttgttaatttgggtaattttgttaatttggTTAATTTGGCTAATTTTGAcattataaacattttaaaataaaagaataaaattgtgataaatttttcttttaattcaaaaaaataagcatTAAAATGtagtaatacatatatatttattatataacattttatatatatatttaatttgtttatttatttgttttaatttttattggCAATAGAGGTGGCGTAAGTGGTATAGCTTCCATTCCTCTATATgcttaaataaaatttcttatattttacataaataaatattatatatatattaacatacTTATGCCTATATATTTTCAGAAAacatgaaaatgaaaataaaaataaaaataaaaataaaaataaaaattttatataacattgcgtatattatattataataggGCGccaacaaaaaataaatatcctATTAATATCACTACTATATCATTACTATATTATGGTGGGGAAAtgtacaaaataataataaatatataatttagtgcgaaaaaaaataagagaatatatatatacgcaTAAAAAAGTAtcacataatatatacatacatagtAGTGCCAGTAAgggtaataattttttatatatgaacaataaaaagttttatatttggattattataaataataaatatatagagtGAGAATactttgatatatatatatttaaattaaaaagaggtatatagttttaatttttttttatcgtttccaaataaataattttttttttaaatttattatttatttttattatataaaacacaAATTGTTAAGAAGTTTTAacaacttttttttatttcgaaaaaatatatatatttaaagaatTTCCCAAAACACTATcttatttgaaaatattcgTGAAAAAtggtaatataaaaaagaaaaagaaaaagaaaaagaaaaaatggaaaaaataatatgtagaAACATAATGTATTGTATGTATTGTATGTATTGCATGTATTGTGGGTTTATTTACAATGattaattatgaaaaaaaaaaaaaaaaaaaaaaaaaaaaaaaattattatatcctTATCATGTTCATGCGTACGTGATTAGCTGTACATGATTAGCTGTGCATGACACAATTTCTCACTTTTTGGTTAACCTTGTAGGGTAAAGGAATAAAAAAGCACATGAAGAGGGTTAACGCCCCATCCCACTGGATGCTTAACAAAATGGATGGCCAATATGCTCCTAAAACAAGTAGTGGGCCTCACAAATTGCTCGAAAGTATACCTTTAGTTATTCTCTTAAGAAATCGCTTGAAATATGCTTTAACTTTTGATGAAGTAAAAATGATTTTGATTCAAAAGATTGTAAAAGTTGATAACAAAACAAGAACAGATTGTACATTCCCAGTAGGACTAATGGATGTTATTCATATTACTAAATCTAACGAATTTTTTCGATTATTATATGATGTAAAAGGTAGATTTGTTCCTCATAGAATTACAAATGAAGAAagcaaatataaattatgtaaaataaaaaaaataattttaagaaaaggaaaattatCAATTGCCATTACTCATG
Above is a window of Plasmodium yoelii strain 17X genome assembly, chromosome: 9 DNA encoding:
- a CDS encoding centrin-4, putative; amino-acid sequence: MEFEQKIETETNEDIEKEIYECFSLFDTNKCGYIDIREFYFALKSLGLNFKKEKVKKLFLEIKNNLHDKLTFDEFFDIASKHINTRYNDEEANSMFSLFDPYDTGKITLASLKEVCKEIGEEIEESELIRMIEYADKNNDKAIDKNEFKNVLFTKWKNEQLSDLDSD
- a CDS encoding 40S ribosomal protein S4, putative, with product MGKGIKKHMKRVNAPSHWMLNKMDGQYAPKTSSGPHKLLESIPLVILLRNRLKYALTFDEVKMILIQKIVKVDNKTRTDCTFPVGLMDVIHITKSNEFFRLLYDVKGRFVPHRITNEESKYKLCKIKKIILRKGKLSIAITHDGRSIPYIHPEVKVNDTIRLDLESGKVLEHLKFQVGNMVMVTAGHSVGRVGTILSIDKNIGTYDIIHVKDSRGKVFATRLSNIFVIGDNTKPYISLPREKGIKLDIIEERRNRLKAQNN